Proteins from a genomic interval of Phocoena phocoena chromosome 20, mPhoPho1.1, whole genome shotgun sequence:
- the ADM5 gene encoding putative adrenomedullin-5-like protein, giving the protein MTAHTLLLLLLASSTLGDPDSAGRRPQRQVSQQHRHLCSLGTCQTHRLPEIIYWLRSASTKELSGKAGRKPQDPHSYGRRRRRAARLLLRLQDPSLKQGGQRSARLSG; this is encoded by the exons aTGACAGCCCACACCCTCCTGCTGTTGCTCCTCGCCTCCTCCACCCTGGGGGACCCGGACTCCGCGGGCAG GCGGCCCCAGCGCCAGGTCTCCCAGCAGCACAGGCACCTCTGTTCACTGGGCACGTGCCAGACGCACCGCCTGCCAGAGATCATATACTGGCTCCGCTCTGCCTCCACCAAGGAGCTCTCAGGGAAGGCGGGCCGCAAGCCTCAGGATCCACACAGCTATGGGCGCCGCCGGCGGCGCGCGGCCAGACTCCTGCTGCGTCTCCAGGACCCCAGCCTGAAGCAAGGAGGCCAGCGCAGTGCCCGGCTCTCTGGGTGA
- the CPT1C gene encoding palmitoyl thioesterase CPT1C, with protein MAEAHQAVGFRPSLTSDAGEVELSAPMLQEIYLSGLRSWKRHLSRFWNDFLTGVFPASPLSWLFLFSAIQLAWFLQLDPSLGLMEKIKELLPDWGGQHHRLRGVLAAALFASCLWGALIFTLHVALRLLLSYHGWLLQPHGAMSSRTKTWLALVRIFSGRRPMLFSYQRSLPRQPVPSVQDTVRKYLESVRPVLSDEDFDWTAALAREFLRLQASLLQWYLQLKSWWASNYVSDWWEEFVYLRSRNSLMVNSNYYMMDFLYVTPTPVQAARAGNAVHALLLYRHRLNRQEILPTLLMGMRPLCSAQYEKIFNTTRIPGVHKDHIRHLRDSRHVAVFHRGRFFRLGTHTQSGLLSPRALEQQFQRILDDPSPACPHEEHLAALTAAPRDMWAQVRRSLKTQAQEALEAVEGAAFFVSLDSEPAGLTREDPAASLDAYAHALLAGRGHDRWFDKSFSLIVFSNGKLGLSVEHSWADCPISGHMWEFTLATECFQLGYAADGHCKGHPDLSLPQPQRLHWDLPDKIHLSISLALRGAKTLSGNIDCHVFPFSHFGKSFIKRWHLSSDSFIQMALQLAYFRDRGQFCLTYESTMTRLFLEGRTETVRSCTREACNFVRAMEDKEKTDPQCLALFRLAVDKHQALLKAAMSGQGVDRHLFALYIVSQFLHLQSPFLDQVHSEQWQLATSQIPVQQIHLFDVHSYPDYVSSGGGFGPADDHGYGVSYIFMGDDVITFHISSKKSSTRTDSHRLGQHIEDALLDVAALFQEGQRLKRRGLGEDDSGHSRDSLPCHTRGSRAPTTATNF; from the exons ATGGCTGAAGCGCACCAGGCCGTGGGCTTCCGACCCTCGCTGACTTCGGACGCGGGAGAAGTGGAGCTCAGTGCCCCGATGTTGCAGGAGATCTACCTCTCCGGACTGCGCTCTTGGAAAAGGCATCTGTCCCGTTTCTGG AACGATTTTCTCACAGGTGTGTTCCCTGCTAGCCCCCTCAGCTGGCTGTTCCTCTTCAGTGCAATCCAGCttgcctggttcctccagctggATCCTTCCTTAGGACTGATGGAGAAAATCAAAGAGTTGCTGCCAGACTG GGGTGGACAGCATCACAGGCTTCGGGGGGTCCTGGCGGCCGCGCTGTTTGCTTCGTGTCTGTGGGGAGCTCTGATCTTCACGCTTCATGTGGCCCTGAGGCTACTTCTGTCCTACCACGGCTGGCTCCTCCAACCCCACGGAGCCATGTCCTCACGCACCAAGACCTGGCTG GCCCTGGTTCGCATCTTCTCCGGCCGCCGCCCAATGCTCTTCAGTTACCAACGCTCCCTGCCGCGTCAGCCTGTGCCCTCCGTGCAGGACACTGTGCGCAAG TATCTGGAGTCTGTCCGACCCGTCCTCTCCGACGAGGACTTCGACTGGACCGCGGCCCTGGCACGGGAATTCCTGAGGCTTCAGGCGTCACTGCTGCAGTGGTACCTTCAGCTCAAGTCCTGGTGGGCGTCCAATTAT GTCAGTGACTGGTGGGAAGAATTTGTGTACCTGCGCTCCCGGAACTCACTGATGGTGAATAGCAACTATTATATGATG GACTTCCTGTATGTCACGCCCACTCCCGTGCAGGCCGCCCGTGCTGGGAACGCGGTCCACGCCCTCCTCCTGTACCGCCACCGCCTGAACCGACAGGAGATCCTGCCG actttgctgatgggaatgcgGCCCTTGTGCTCTGCCCAGTATGAGAAGATATTCAACACCACGCGAATTCCCGGGGTCCACAAAG ACCACATCCGCCACCTCCGGGACAGCAGACACGTGGCCGTCTTCCACCGGGGCCGATTCTTCCGCCTGGGGACCCACACCCAAAGCGGCCTGCTTTCCCCGCGGGCCCTGGAGCAGCAGTTCCAGCGAATCCTGGACGACCCCTCTCCTGCCTGCCCCCACGAGGAGCATCTGGCGGCCTTGACGGCTGCTCCAAG GGACATGTGGGCCCAGGTGCGGAGGTCCCTGAAGACCCAGGCCCAGGAGGCCCTGGAGGCCGTCGAAGGGGCTGCTTTCTTTGTATCACTCGACTCTGAGCCCGCGGGGCTCACCAGGGAGGACCCCGCAGCTTCCTTAGATGCCTACGCCCACGCCCTGCTGGCCGGTAGGGGCCACGACCG CTGGTTTGACAAATCCTTCTCCTTAATCGTCTTCTCCAACGGGAAGTTGGGCCTCAGCGTGGAGCACTCGTGGGCTGACTGCCCCATCTCAGGACACATGTGGGAG TTCACTCTGGCCACGGAATGCTTTCAGCTGGGCTACGCGGCCGATGGTCACTGCAAGGGGCACCCTGACCTCTCACTGCCCCAGCCCCAGCGGCTGCACTGGGACCTTCCAGACAAG atccatctatccatctctcTAGCCCTGAGGGGAGCCAAGACTTTGTCTGGAAACATCGACTGCCACGTCTTCCCCTTCTCCCACTTCGGCAAGAGCTTCATCAAACGCTGGCACCTCTCTTCAGACAGCTTCATCCAGATGGCCTTGCAGCTGGCCTACTTTCGG GACAGGGGTCAATTCTGCCTGACTTATGAGTCGACCATGACTCGCTTGTTCCTGGAAGGGCGGACAGAGACGGTGCGTTCTTGCACGAGGGAGGCCTGCAACTTTGTGAGAGCCATGGAGGACAAAGAGAAGACA GACCCACAGTGCCTCGCCCTGTTCCGCTTGGCGGTAGACAAGCACCAAGCTCTGCTGAAGGCAGCGATGAGTGGACAGGGGGTCGACCGCCACCTCTTTGCTCTCTACATCGTCTCCCAATTCCTCCACCTGCAGTCTCCCTTCCTGGACCAG GTTCACTCGGAGCAGTGGCAGCTGGCCACCAGCCAGATTCCTGTTCAGCAAATCCACCTGTTCGACGTCCACAGTTACCCCGACTATGTTTCCTCTGGTGGTGGATTCGGGCCT GCTGATGACCATGGTTATGGTGTTTCCTACATCTTCATGGGGGATGATGTGATCACCTTCCACATCTCCAGCAAAAAATCAAGCACAAGAACG GACTCCCACCGGCTGGGGCAGCACATCGAGGATGCATTGTTGGACGTGGCCGCCCTTTTCCAGGAGGGGCAGCGTCTTAAGCGCAGAGGGTTAGGGGAGGACGACTCGGGGCACAGCCGTGACTCTCTCCCCTGCCATACCAGGGGCTCCAGGGCACCCACGACAGCCACTAACTTTTGA
- the LOC136141345 gene encoding ferritin light chain-like yields MSSQIRQNYSTEVEAAINRLVNMHLRASYTYLSLGFSFHREDLTLEGVSHFFCELAEEKLEGAERLLKMQKQHGGCALFQDMQKLSQGKTQDAVEAAVFTEKNLNQALVDLHVLGSTHADPHLCDFLESHFLDEQVKFIQKMGDHLIDLRKLAGPQAGLGEHFFERLTLKHD; encoded by the exons ATGAGCTCCCAGATTCGTCAGAATTATTCCACCGAGGTGGAGGCCGCCATCAACCGCCTGGTCAACATGCATCTGCGGGCCTCCTACACCTACCTCTCTCTG GGCTTCTCTTTCCACCGGGAGGATTTGACTCTGGAGGGCGTAAGCCACTTTTTCTGCGAATTGGCCGAGGAGAAGCTCGAGGGCGCCGAGCGTCTCTTGAAAATGCAAAAGCAGCATGGCGGCTGCGCCCTCTTCCAGGACATGCAGAAGCTGTCCCAA GGTAAAACCCAGGACGCTGTGGAAGCCGCTGTGTTCACGGAGAAGAACCTGAACCAGGCCCTTGTGGATCTGCATGTCCTGGGTTCTACCCATGCAGACCCCCACCTCTGCGACTTCCTGGAGAGCCACTTCCTAGATGAGCAGGTGAAATTCATCCAGAAGATGGGCGATCACCTGATCGACCTCCGCAAGCTGGCtggtccccaggctgggctgggcgagCATTTCTTTGAAAGGCTCACCCTCAAGCACGACTAG